In the genome of Bacillus thuringiensis, the window TATGAGACAGATGCTAAGGATGTTGTATATGTGCGTATTGACCGTACGCGTAAACTTCCTGTAACTGTTTTGTTACGCGCATTAGGGTTTGGCTCTGATCAAGAAATCACCGAGCTTTTAGGTGATAACGAATACTTAAGCAACACATTAGAAAAAGACAACACAGATAGCACAGAAAAAGCATTGCTTGAAATTTATGAGCGTCTACGTCCTGGTGAACCACCAACAGTAGAAAATGCTAAGAGCTTACTTGTGTCTCGTTTCTTCGATCCAAAGCGCTACGATTTAGCAAATGTAGGTCGCTATAAGATCAACAAGAAGTTACACATTAAAAACAGATTGTTTAATCAACGTTTAGCTGAAACGTTAGTGGATCCAGAAACTGGTGAAATTTTAGCGACAGAAGGAACAATCTTAGATCGTCGTACACTTGATCGCATTTTACCTTACTTAGAGAAAAACATTGGATTCAAAACAGCGAAACCAATGGGTGGAGTGGTAGAAGGCGATGTTGAGCTGCAATCTATTAAGATTTATGCTCCTGAGTCGGAAGGCGAACGCGTAATTAATGTAATTGGTAATGCAAATATTACTCGTGATGTGAAACACATCACACCAGGTGATATCCTTGCTTCTATCAGTTACTTCTTCAACCTACTATACAAAGTAGGGGATACAGATGATATTGACCATTTAGGAAACCGTCGTCTGCGTTCTGTTGGAGAACTATTACAAAATCAATTCCGTATCGGTCTTTCTCGTATGGAACGTGTTGTTCGTGAGAGAATGTCGATCCAAGATACGAATGCAATTACACCACAGGCACTAATTAATATTCGTCCTGTTATTGCATCTATTAAAGAGTTCTTCGGAAGTTCTCAGTTATCTCAGTTCATGGACCAAACAAATCCATTAGCAGAGTTAACTCACAAACGAAGACTATCTGCATTAGGACCTGGTGGTTTAACGCGTGAGCGCGCAGGCTTTGAAGTACGTGACGTTCATTACTCCCACTACGGTCGTATGTGTCCGATTGAAACACCAGAGGGACCAAACATCGGTTTAATTAACTCATTATCTTCGTTCGCGAAAGTAAATGAGTTTGGTTTCATTGAAACACCATACCGTCGTGTTGACCCAGAAACTGGTCTTGTAACAGGGCATGTTGATTATTTAACAGCAGATGAAGAAGATAACTATGTTGTAGCCCAAGCGAATATGAAATTATCTGATGAAGGTGAATTCCTAAGTGAAGATATCGTAGCTCGTTTCCGTGGTGAAAATATTGTAACAAATAGAGAACGCATCGACTACATGGATGTATCTCCAAAACAAGTAGTGTCGGCAGCGACAGCTTGTATTCCGTTCTTAGAAAACGATGACTCTAACCGCGCACTTATGGGAGCGAACATGCAACGTCAGGCGGTTCCGTTAATGAATCCGGAATCTCCGATTGTAGGTACAGGTATGGAGTACGTATCAGCAAAAGACTCAGGTGCTGCAGTAATCTGTAAACATCCTGGTGTTGTTGAGCGCGTAGAAGCACGTGAAGTTTGGGTACGCCGCTATGTAGAGGTTGACGGTCAAACAGTAAAAGGCGACTTAGATCGCTACAAAATGCAAAAATTCATTCGTTCTAACCAAGGAACTTGTTACAACCAACGTCCAATCGTAAGTGTTGGAAATGAAGTTGTAAAAGGTGAAATCCTTGCGGATGGTCCTTCTATGGAATTAGGTGAACTAGCACTTGGACGTAACGTGCTTGTTGGCTTCATGACTTGGGACGGTTATAACTACGAGGATGCGATCATCATGAGTGAGCGCCTTGTAAAAGATGATGTGTACACTTCTATTCATATTGAAGAATATGAATCAGAAGCTCGTGATACGAAGCTTGGACCAGAAGAAATTACACGTGACATTCCAAACGTTGGGGAAGACGCATTACGTAACCTTGACGAGCGCGGTATCATTCGCGTTGGTGCTGAAGTAAAAGATGGAGATTTACTTGTTGGTAAAGTAACACCTAAAGGTGTAACAGAATTAACAGCTGAAGAACGTCTATTACATGCTATCTTTGGAGAAAAAGCGCGTGAAGTACGTGATACATCACTACGTGTACCACACGGTGGTGGCGGTATTATCTTGGACGTAAAAGTATTCAATCGTGAAGATGGCGATGAATTGCCACCAGGCGTGAATCAACTTGTACGTGCATATATCGTTCAAAAACGTAAAATTTCTGAAGGTGACAAGATGGCCGGACGTCACGGTAACAAAGGTGTTATCTCTCGTATTTTACCAGAAGAAGATATGCCTTACTTACCAGACGGTACGCCAATCGATATCATGTTAAACCCATTAGGGGTACCATCTCGTATGAATATCGGTCAGGTATTAGAGCTTCATCTTGGTATGGCAGCAAGATACCTTGGCATTCACATTGCAACACCAGTATTCGATGGTGCTCGTGAGGAAGATGTTTGGGGCACAATTGAAGAAGCTGGTATGGCAAATGATGCGAAAACAATCCTGTATGACGGACGTACTGGTGAACCATTCGATAACCGCGTATCTGTTGGTGTCATGTATATGATTAAACTTGCGCACATGGTTGACGATAAACTTCATGCTCGTTCTACTGGACCATACTCACTTGTAACGCAGCAACCTCTGGGAGGTAAAGCTCAGTTCGGTGGACAGCGTTTCGGTGAGATGGAGGTTTGGGCACTTGAAGCTTACGGTGCTGCTTATACTCTTCAAGAAATCTTAACAGTGAAGTCTGATGATGTTGTTGGACGTGTTAAGACGTATGAAGCAATTGTTAAAGGTGAAAATGTTCCAGAACCAGGCGTTCCTGAATCATTCAAAGTATTGATTAAAGAACTGCAAAGTTTAGGTATGGACGTTAAAATGATGTCAATCAACGACACAGAAATTGAAATGCGTGATACAGAAGATGACGATGATCATCAATCAGCAGATAAATTGAATGTTGAAGTTGAGACAACTAAGGAATAATTGGGATAACCTGTAGACTAAAAGGGAGGTAGGCCCCTTGATAGATGTAAATAACTTTGAATATATGAAGATTGGACTTGCTTCACCTGACAAGATTCGTTCTTGGTCATACGGTGAAGTTAAGAAACCAGAAACAATTAACTATCGTACGTTAAAGCCTGAAAAAGATGGCTTGTTCTGTGAGCGTATTTTCGGACCACAAAAGGACTGGGAATGTCATTGCGGAAAATACAAACGTGTACGTTATAAAGGTGTAGTTTGTGATCGATGTGGCGTTGAAGTAACGCGTGCAAAAGTACGTCGTGAACGTATGGGTCATATCGAATTAGCTGCTCCTGTATCTCATATTTGGTATTTCAAAGGTATCCCGAGCCGCATGGGACTTGTCTTAGACATGTCCCCTCGCGCGCTTGAAGAAGTAATTTATTTCGCTTCTTATGTTGTAACAGAAAGTGGAGATACACCACTTGATAAGAAGCAATTACTTTCTGAAAAAGAATACCGTGCATATCGTGATCGATATGGTAGCACATTCCAAGCTGCTATGGGTGCAGAAGCGATTAAAAAGCTACTACAAGACATTGATTTAGATAAAGAAGTAGACTTCTTAAAAGAAGAATTAAAAACAGCACAAGGACAACGCCGTACTCGTGCTATTAAACGTCTAGAAGTATTAGAAGCATTCCGTAACTCTGGAAATGAACCATCTTGGATGATCTTAGATGTTCTACCAGTTATCCCACCAGAACTACGCCCAATGGTACAGTTAGATGGTGGACGTTTTGCTACTTCTGACTTAAACGACTTATATCGTCGTGTAATTAACCGTAACAACCGTTTAAAACGTCTATTGGACCTAGGTGCTCCAAGCATCATCGTTCAAAACGAAAAACGTATGTTACAAGAAGCTGTAGACGCATTAATTGATAATGGTCGTCGTGGCCGTCCGGTTACTGGACCAGGTAACCGTCCATTAAAATCACTATCTCACATGCTTAAAGGTAAACAAGGACGTTTCCGTCAAAACTTATTAGGTAAACGTGTTGACTACTCTGGCCGTTCTGTAATCGTTGTAGGACCGAACTTAAAGATGTACCAATGTGGATTACCGAAAGAAATGGCGCTTGAACTGTTCAAACCTTTCGTTATGAAAGAGTTAGTTGGAAAAGGTTTAGCACACAACATTAAGAGTGCTAAACGTAAAATTGAGCGTGTACACCCTGAAGTTTGGGACGTTTTAGAATCTGTGATTAAAGAGCATCCAGTACTTCTAAACCGCGCACCAACACTTCACCGTCTTGGTATCCAGGCGTTTGAACCTACATTAGTAGAAGGTCGCGCAATTCGTCTTCACCCACTTGTATGTACTGCATACAATGCGGACTTTGACGGTGACCAAATGGCGGTTCACGTTCCGTTATCATCAGAGGCACAAGCAGAAGCTCGTATTCTTATGTTAGCGGCACAAAACATCTTGAATCCAAAAGACGGAAAACCAGTTGTTACTCCATCTCAGGATATGGTATTAGGTAACTACTACTTAACACTTGAGCGTGAAGGCGCAATCGGTGAAGGTATGGTCTTCAAAGATGCAAACGAAGCAATACTTGCATACCAAAATGGATATGTACATCTGCACACACGTGTTGCAGTTGCTGCAAGTTCAGTAAATAACGTAACATTTACTGAAGAGCAAAAAGGTAAGCTTCTATTAACAACAGTTGGTAAATTAATATTTAACGAAATCTTACCAGAGTCGTTCCCTTATATTAATGAACCGACAAACTCAAACCTTGAAAAAGAAACACCAGCGGAATATTTCGTTGAAAAAGGTGCGAACATTAAAGAAATTATTGCTAGTCGCGAAGAAGTGGCGCCATTTAGCAAGAAGATCCTTGGTAACATCATTGCGGAAGTATTCAAGCGTTTCCAAATTACGGAAACATCTCGCATGCTTGACCGTATGAAAAACTTAGGATTTAAGTACTCTACAAAAGCTGGTATTACAGTTGGGGTATCTGACATTCTTGTATTAGGTGAAAAAGATGAAATTCTCCATGAAGCACAAGCAAAAGTAGATAATGTAATTAAACAATTCCGTCGTGGTTTAATCACGGAAGAAGAACGTTACGATCGTGTTATCTCTATTTGGAGTAATGCAAAAGATGTTATCCAAGGAAAACTGATGAAATCCTTGAATAAACGCAACCCAATCTTCATGATGAGTGATTCCGGTGCCCGTGGTAACGCATCGAACTTTACTCAGCTTGCTGGTATGCGTGGTCTGATGGCCAATCCATCTGGTCGTATTATCGAACTTCCAATTAAATCAAGTTTCCGTGAAGGTTTAACAGTACTTGAGTACTTCATCTCTACGCATGGTGCGCGTAAAGGTCTTGCCGATACAGCACTTAAAACTGCCGATTCTGGTTACTTAACACGTCGTCTTGTAGACGTTGCACAAGATGTAATTGTCCGTGAAGATGATTGTGGAACAGATCGTGGTCTATTAATTGGTGCGATTAAAGAGGGTAATGAAGTAATTGAGTCATTATATGATCGTCTTGTTGGACGTTTTGCAAGAAAAACTGTAAAACATCCTGAAACAGGTGAAGTATTAGTTAGTGAAAACCAATTAATTACTGAAGATATCGCTCATATCGTTGAGAATTCGGGTGTTGAAACTGTAAACATTCGTTCAGCGTTCACGTGTAACACTCGCCATGGTGTATGTAAGAAGTGTTACGGCCGTAACTTAGCAACTGGTACAGACGTAGAAGTAGGAGAAGCGGTAGGTATTATCGCAGCTCAGTCTATCGGTGAGCCAGGTACACAGTTAACGATGCGTACGTTCCATACAGGTGGGGTTGCCGGAGATGATATTACTCAAGGTTTACCTCGTATCCAAGAGATCTTCGAAGCTCGTAATCCGAAAGGTCAGGCAGTTATCAGTGAAATCGACGGTGTTATCGCAGCGATCAACGATGTTAAAGATCGCCAAGAAGTAGTTGTACAGGGTGAAGTTGAAGCTCGTACGTATGCTATTCCTTACGGTGCTCGTCTGAAAGTAACGTTAGGACAGCCAATTAGCCACGGTAAAGAGTTAACAGAAGGTTCTATTGATCCGAAAGAATTACTAAAAGTAACGGACATTACAGCAGTGCAAGAATACTTATTACGTGAAGTTCAAAAAGTATACCGTATGCAAGGGGTAGAAATTGGTGACAAACACGTAGAGGTAATGGTACGTCAAATGCTACGTAAAGTTCGTGTAAGTGATGCAGGTGAAACAGACGTATTACCAGGAACATTACTAGATATCCATCAGTTTACTGATGCGAATGCGAAGGTGTTACTGAAAGGTAAACAACCAGCGACAGCTAGACCTGTTCTACTTGGTATTACAAAAGCTTCACTTGAAACTGATTCATTCTTATCTGCAGCATCATTCCAAGAAACAACTCGTGTCTTAACTGATGCAGCAATTAAAGGTAAACGTGATGAGCTTCTAGGATTGAAAGAGAACGTTATTATCGGTAAACTTGTTCCTGCTGGAACAGGTATGAATCGTTATCGCAAAGTGGATCTTGTAAAAACAACACAAGATAACATGAATGTAGAAAACGATGAAGTTTATGTGGAACAGTAAAATTTTCCTTCGTAAATTTTGTATAAAAACAGCTAATCCTAGTTGACATTGTATGAGTCAAAATGTTACTATAATCAAGGTTGCTCCTGAACGATGCTTTGGAGGATATTTATATGTCTTATCAAAAAGTGTCAAATGCTGAAAATGTAGTCGTTGGTCATAAACGCACATTGGAAGCAATCAAAAATGGTATAGTTAAAGAAGTTGTTATTGCAGAAGATGCTGATGTGCGGTTAACCCATGTTATCATTCGCACTGCTTTGCAACATAACATACCCATAACAAAAGTTGAATCAGTTCGTAAGCTTGGAAAAGTTTCGGGGATTCAAGTGGGAGCTTCAGCAATAGGAATAATAAGTTAAAACTGTTTTTGTGAGGAGAGAGCATTTGCTCTTCCTTGCAAAAACTTTGTTTTCAACTAATAATGAACCACCTGGATATGTGGTCATACAAACATGCGAAGGGAGGATAATCAAATGCCTACTATTAACCAATTAGTGAGAAATGGTCGTACTGATAAAGTATGGAAATCTAAATCACCTGCGTTAAACAAAGGTTTTAACTCTTTAAAGAAAAAATCAACTGATATCTCTGCACCTCAAAAACGTGGTGTATGTACTCGTGTTGGTACAATGACTCCAAAGAAACCTAACTCAGCGTTACGTAAATACGCTCGTGTACGTTTAACAAACGGTATTGAAGTTACAG includes:
- the rpoB gene encoding DNA-directed RNA polymerase subunit beta, whose translation is MTGQLVQYGRHRQRRSYARISEVLELPNLIEIQTSSYQWFLDEGLREMFQDISPIEDFTGNLSLEFIDYSLGEPKYSVDECKERDVTYAAPLRVKVRLINKETGEVKEQDVFMGDFPLMTETGTFVINGAERVIVSQLVRSPSVYYSGKVDKNGKRGFTATVIPNRGAWLEYETDAKDVVYVRIDRTRKLPVTVLLRALGFGSDQEITELLGDNEYLSNTLEKDNTDSTEKALLEIYERLRPGEPPTVENAKSLLVSRFFDPKRYDLANVGRYKINKKLHIKNRLFNQRLAETLVDPETGEILATEGTILDRRTLDRILPYLEKNIGFKTAKPMGGVVEGDVELQSIKIYAPESEGERVINVIGNANITRDVKHITPGDILASISYFFNLLYKVGDTDDIDHLGNRRLRSVGELLQNQFRIGLSRMERVVRERMSIQDTNAITPQALINIRPVIASIKEFFGSSQLSQFMDQTNPLAELTHKRRLSALGPGGLTRERAGFEVRDVHYSHYGRMCPIETPEGPNIGLINSLSSFAKVNEFGFIETPYRRVDPETGLVTGHVDYLTADEEDNYVVAQANMKLSDEGEFLSEDIVARFRGENIVTNRERIDYMDVSPKQVVSAATACIPFLENDDSNRALMGANMQRQAVPLMNPESPIVGTGMEYVSAKDSGAAVICKHPGVVERVEAREVWVRRYVEVDGQTVKGDLDRYKMQKFIRSNQGTCYNQRPIVSVGNEVVKGEILADGPSMELGELALGRNVLVGFMTWDGYNYEDAIIMSERLVKDDVYTSIHIEEYESEARDTKLGPEEITRDIPNVGEDALRNLDERGIIRVGAEVKDGDLLVGKVTPKGVTELTAEERLLHAIFGEKAREVRDTSLRVPHGGGGIILDVKVFNREDGDELPPGVNQLVRAYIVQKRKISEGDKMAGRHGNKGVISRILPEEDMPYLPDGTPIDIMLNPLGVPSRMNIGQVLELHLGMAARYLGIHIATPVFDGAREEDVWGTIEEAGMANDAKTILYDGRTGEPFDNRVSVGVMYMIKLAHMVDDKLHARSTGPYSLVTQQPLGGKAQFGGQRFGEMEVWALEAYGAAYTLQEILTVKSDDVVGRVKTYEAIVKGENVPEPGVPESFKVLIKELQSLGMDVKMMSINDTEIEMRDTEDDDDHQSADKLNVEVETTKE
- the rpoC gene encoding DNA-directed RNA polymerase subunit beta', whose translation is MIDVNNFEYMKIGLASPDKIRSWSYGEVKKPETINYRTLKPEKDGLFCERIFGPQKDWECHCGKYKRVRYKGVVCDRCGVEVTRAKVRRERMGHIELAAPVSHIWYFKGIPSRMGLVLDMSPRALEEVIYFASYVVTESGDTPLDKKQLLSEKEYRAYRDRYGSTFQAAMGAEAIKKLLQDIDLDKEVDFLKEELKTAQGQRRTRAIKRLEVLEAFRNSGNEPSWMILDVLPVIPPELRPMVQLDGGRFATSDLNDLYRRVINRNNRLKRLLDLGAPSIIVQNEKRMLQEAVDALIDNGRRGRPVTGPGNRPLKSLSHMLKGKQGRFRQNLLGKRVDYSGRSVIVVGPNLKMYQCGLPKEMALELFKPFVMKELVGKGLAHNIKSAKRKIERVHPEVWDVLESVIKEHPVLLNRAPTLHRLGIQAFEPTLVEGRAIRLHPLVCTAYNADFDGDQMAVHVPLSSEAQAEARILMLAAQNILNPKDGKPVVTPSQDMVLGNYYLTLEREGAIGEGMVFKDANEAILAYQNGYVHLHTRVAVAASSVNNVTFTEEQKGKLLLTTVGKLIFNEILPESFPYINEPTNSNLEKETPAEYFVEKGANIKEIIASREEVAPFSKKILGNIIAEVFKRFQITETSRMLDRMKNLGFKYSTKAGITVGVSDILVLGEKDEILHEAQAKVDNVIKQFRRGLITEEERYDRVISIWSNAKDVIQGKLMKSLNKRNPIFMMSDSGARGNASNFTQLAGMRGLMANPSGRIIELPIKSSFREGLTVLEYFISTHGARKGLADTALKTADSGYLTRRLVDVAQDVIVREDDCGTDRGLLIGAIKEGNEVIESLYDRLVGRFARKTVKHPETGEVLVSENQLITEDIAHIVENSGVETVNIRSAFTCNTRHGVCKKCYGRNLATGTDVEVGEAVGIIAAQSIGEPGTQLTMRTFHTGGVAGDDITQGLPRIQEIFEARNPKGQAVISEIDGVIAAINDVKDRQEVVVQGEVEARTYAIPYGARLKVTLGQPISHGKELTEGSIDPKELLKVTDITAVQEYLLREVQKVYRMQGVEIGDKHVEVMVRQMLRKVRVSDAGETDVLPGTLLDIHQFTDANAKVLLKGKQPATARPVLLGITKASLETDSFLSAASFQETTRVLTDAAIKGKRDELLGLKENVIIGKLVPAGTGMNRYRKVDLVKTTQDNMNVENDEVYVEQ
- a CDS encoding 50S ribosomal protein L7ae-like protein, yielding MSYQKVSNAENVVVGHKRTLEAIKNGIVKEVVIAEDADVRLTHVIIRTALQHNIPITKVESVRKLGKVSGIQVGASAIGIIS
- the rpsL gene encoding 30S ribosomal protein S12 gives rise to the protein MPTINQLVRNGRTDKVWKSKSPALNKGFNSLKKKSTDISAPQKRGVCTRVGTMTPKKPNSALRKYARVRLTNGIEVTAYIPGIGHNLQEHSVVLIRGGRVKDLPGVRYHIVRGALDTAGVDKRMQGRSKYGTKRPKPAKK